The nucleotide sequence ACCCAGAACGTTAGAACAATAAATGAAGCCGCGACAATTGCTGATCTTTCCACATTTATGCTGGAGGAAGATTTCAGCGGAGTTCCTGTTGTAAATGAAGACCATGAACTGGCAGGAATAATCACTAAAACAGATATCCTGAATTACATTGTTGAATTGGAGGAGGTCCACTGAATTTTACCCGAAATAAAGTGTCCAAATTGCGGCAAGGACATGAACATTGATTGGAGGAGGAACAACACCCTCACTAACTTTTTTTTTAACTGTTCTTCCTGTGATTTAGAATCAAGAATTGTTATAGAAGATTTCCTGGATAAAAAACTCCAGAATATTCTGAATATAAAAGCAGAGAAGCTTAATGATGCCATAGAAAAGGGAATAATTAAATTCTTTGAATTCCACAGCCATCCAGCATTGCAGTTTAAAAAAGGCATCGGTAAAATAGAAGAGGGCAGCATAATTTATTTTAGAGATAAAATTGAAGTCATAAGAGGATTTCCAAAGATTAGAAGAACATTAATGCTATCTCCAACCATTAAAAATCATTTTAAAGATAAAGTTGTGATTGAAGAAAAAATGAATGGATACAACGTCCGTATAGCGTTTATTGGGGATGAAATTATCGCTCTTACAAGAAGAGGATATATGTGCCCATACACAACAAAAAAAGCCGTTGAAATACTGGATTTAACCCCCTTCTTTAATGATAATCCAGATCTTGTAATCTGCGGGGAAATGGTAGGAACTGATAATCCATACGTATCCCACTACTACGAAGAAATTGGAAATCTCGGATTTAGAGTGTTTGATATTAGAAAAAAGGTTTCAAATGAACCTTTATCAATTAAAGAAAAGCAAGAAATCCTTAATAAATATAATTTACCCGGGGTAAGAAATTTCGGGACATTTAATGTTAATGAAGCGTCTGAAAAGGTAAAAGAAGTGATCAAGGAAATTGGCGAGAATAAAAGGGAAGGAGTGGTGATGAAAGACCCTGAAATGGAAATACCTCCACTTAAATATACTTCATCACGTGCCCATGACGATGAAATAAGTTATGCATTTACTTATCCCTTTGATTTTGGAAAAGACTTTTTCTTCAGCCGTGTTATAAGAGAGGGATTTCAGGCATATGAAATGAATGAAAGTGAAGAGGAGCTTCAAAAAAGAGCTCAAAGGCTTGGAGAAGCAATACTCAATTCAATGGTCGGTACGATTAAAAACGTGGCTTCTGGAAATCAGGCGACTGAAGATATGGTAAT is from Methanobacterium sp. and encodes:
- a CDS encoding RNA ligase; this translates as MNIDWRRNNTLTNFFFNCSSCDLESRIVIEDFLDKKLQNILNIKAEKLNDAIEKGIIKFFEFHSHPALQFKKGIGKIEEGSIIYFRDKIEVIRGFPKIRRTLMLSPTIKNHFKDKVVIEEKMNGYNVRIAFIGDEIIALTRRGYMCPYTTKKAVEILDLTPFFNDNPDLVICGEMVGTDNPYVSHYYEEIGNLGFRVFDIRKKVSNEPLSIKEKQEILNKYNLPGVRNFGTFNVNEASEKVKEVIKEIGENKREGVVMKDPEMEIPPLKYTSSRAHDDEISYAFTYPFDFGKDFFFSRVIREGFQAYEMNESEEELQKRAQRLGEAILNSMVGTIKNVASGNQATEDMVIDVETEEEAEEFLRYLHNLGVYAVLHKFEGDKAIIRRIYQSTTDKVSNLLNGGLY